From a region of the Euzebyales bacterium genome:
- a CDS encoding nitrilase-related carbon-nitrogen hydrolase, whose product MSATDVIRAPAQPADPQTPARGQRWSWPWLLLGALLLPFTIFQTVIPVAAWLAPIFLLRFARTQRARVAIPVIALVGYAATLISLRGFFLRPPEVFLFALGGTLIALPYAADMMAARRSRGLARTMVFPAVDTAYAFLVTLDQGSVFGSWGATGYTQVTNLALSQSLSVVGVWGLGFVIMWTAAVVNELWERRFDLRAARAVVGPFAVVLLAVSVFGGARLAFSAPPDSSVQVAALAPDRALNAARDASGVGPGPRTATQRARATAEHLSPVIDDLFARTRAAAGSGAKIVAWSEAAGYVFKEDEQAFLDRASAVAREERIYLELGTVFILPTTDGPTNENRSILIGPDGDVLWDYDKSTTVPGDGNALGSGVLPIVDTPYGRLSVAICFDADFPWLVRQAGRADVDILMVPSSDIGPTEAAVHDDMAVARAIENGVSILRPTRLGTSMAVDPLGRTLASADYFVGDDQTMLATIPTEGRRTPYALLGDGAAWASVLAVVIGGGMLGLSAQRRRARRRMARG is encoded by the coding sequence ATGTCCGCCACCGACGTCATCCGCGCACCGGCGCAGCCGGCCGATCCGCAGACCCCCGCACGAGGGCAACGCTGGTCGTGGCCATGGCTGCTGCTCGGCGCGCTGCTGCTGCCGTTCACCATCTTCCAGACCGTGATCCCGGTCGCCGCATGGCTGGCGCCGATCTTCCTGCTCCGGTTCGCGCGCACGCAACGCGCCCGTGTCGCGATTCCGGTCATCGCGCTGGTCGGATACGCGGCGACCCTCATCTCGTTGCGCGGGTTCTTCCTGCGCCCTCCGGAGGTGTTCCTGTTCGCGCTCGGCGGCACCCTGATCGCCTTGCCGTACGCGGCCGACATGATGGCCGCGCGGCGCTCGCGGGGGCTGGCGCGCACCATGGTGTTCCCCGCGGTCGACACGGCCTACGCGTTCCTGGTCACGCTCGATCAGGGCAGCGTGTTCGGCAGCTGGGGCGCCACCGGCTACACACAGGTGACCAACCTCGCCCTGTCGCAGAGCCTGTCGGTCGTCGGGGTGTGGGGGCTGGGCTTCGTCATCATGTGGACGGCCGCGGTCGTCAACGAGCTGTGGGAGCGCCGATTCGACCTGCGTGCGGCCCGCGCAGTCGTCGGTCCGTTCGCCGTCGTGCTGCTGGCCGTGTCGGTCTTCGGCGGCGCTCGCCTCGCGTTCTCCGCACCGCCCGACTCGTCGGTGCAGGTCGCCGCGCTCGCGCCGGATCGTGCACTGAACGCTGCACGCGATGCCAGCGGGGTCGGCCCGGGCCCGCGCACGGCGACGCAACGCGCCCGCGCGACGGCGGAGCACCTCAGCCCGGTCATCGACGATCTGTTCGCCCGCACCCGCGCGGCGGCGGGCAGCGGCGCGAAGATCGTTGCGTGGTCCGAGGCCGCAGGGTACGTGTTCAAGGAGGACGAACAGGCGTTCCTCGACCGGGCGTCGGCGGTCGCCCGGGAAGAACGGATCTACCTGGAGTTGGGGACCGTCTTCATCCTGCCGACGACCGACGGGCCGACCAACGAGAACCGCTCGATCCTGATCGGTCCCGACGGTGACGTGCTGTGGGACTACGACAAGTCCACGACGGTGCCCGGCGACGGCAACGCGCTGGGATCCGGCGTGCTGCCGATCGTCGACACGCCGTACGGGCGGCTGTCGGTCGCGATCTGCTTCGACGCGGACTTCCCGTGGCTCGTTCGTCAGGCCGGCCGCGCCGATGTCGACATCCTCATGGTGCCGTCCAGCGACATCGGGCCGACCGAGGCCGCGGTCCACGACGACATGGCGGTCGCGCGCGCGATCGAGAACGGCGTGTCGATCCTGCGGCCGACCCGCCTGGGCACGTCAATGGCGGTCGACCCGCTGGGCCGCACCCTGGCGTCGGCCGACTACTTCGTCGGCGACGACCAGACGATGCTCGCGACCATCCCCACCGAGGGCCGGCGCACGCCCTACGCCCTCCTCGGCGACGGCGCAGCGTGGGCGTCGGTGCTCGCCGTCGTCATCGGCGGCGGCATGCTGGGGCTGTCAGCCCAGCGCCGGCGGGCGCGGCGGCGGATGGCCCGTGGGTGA